One Brassica napus cultivar Da-Ae chromosome C2, Da-Ae, whole genome shotgun sequence DNA window includes the following coding sequences:
- the LOC106436535 gene encoding protein GOLVEN 11-like, which produces MVSMRAFCYLLIFFILLLHAKVSHAKFNREVPQAAKNGGLGASTSTQITSKAIENVMGNRKALKHGNMKGEANEMNSLAIESKETVRKRKSKKRLTKTVSLTADYSDPGHHPPRHN; this is translated from the exons ATGGTGTCCATGAGGGCTTTTTGCTATCTTCTAATATTTTTCATCTTGCTATTACATGCTAAAGTCTCGCATGCAAAGTTTAATAGAGAAG TTCCACAAGCGGCAAAGAATGGTGGGCTTGGAGCAAGCACTAGTACTCAGATTACCAGCAAG GCTATTGAAAATGTAATGGGAAACCGAAAGGCGTTGAAGCATGGAAATATGAAGGGCGAGGCAAATGAAATGAACAGTTTAGCGATAGAGAGTAAAGAAACGGTAAGGAAAAGAAAGAGCAAGAAGAGGCTCACCAAAACGGTGAGTTTAACGGCCGATTACAGCGACCCTGGTCATCATCCTCCTAGGCACAATTAA